CCCCGTCCTATCTGGCGCGGACCGGCGCGCCGCTCCATCCGCAAGACCTCGCGCGCCACGCCCTGCTGCTCTACGTCTACGCCAACAACCCGAACGAGCTCGGCTTCACCCGCGGGGCCGAGACGGTGCGGGTACCGGCCCACGGCCTGCTCGAATCGAACGACGGCCAGATCCTGCGCGCGGCCGCCCTGAACGGCCACGGCATCCTGGTGCAGCCGACCTACATCGTGCACGACGACGTCATGGCCGGACGCCTCGTACCGGTGCTCGACGACTGGGACCTGCCGCGGCTGCGGATCAACTTCGCCTATCCGACGCGCAAGCATCTCTCGGCCAAGGTCCGGTCGTTCATCGCCTTCGTGGCCGCCGATTTCGAGGCCAACGACTTCGCCGGCCGCTGGACCGGGCCGACGCGGCGGCCCGTGGAGGGAAGTCCTGCGGCGTGATGCGGGCGCGGCCGGCGACCGCTCGGCGCGAGCGAGGACGCGGATATCGGTCCCTCGCAAGCCATCCCTTTCCCGGATCTCCTTCCGCTATCGCTTCAGTCGTCCGGGAAAGGGGATCTCTACGAGAAATCTCTCGCAAATGATCTTTTGCGTGCTTCCGGGCCGGCTCAGCCGAAGGTGAAGGCGTAGACCCTGACGCCGGGACGGTGGAAGCGGATCGCGAAGCTGCGCTCGCGCACCGGGCCGGACTGGCGGACGAGCTGGTACAGCCGCGTCGCCGACACGGTGCCGGCGCCGTCCGATCCGGCATCGACGCCGTGATCCGCCCCGGGCGGCTCACCGTCGAGGGTCACGTCGAAGCCGACGGGCCGCCCGTCCGGTCCGGGCCCGGCGACGAGGTGGAGGTCGCGGGCCCGGAAGCGGTAGGTCACGCTTCCGTCCGGTGCGGCGAGGCGGGCGTATTCGGGTTCGACGGCCCAGGTGCCGGACAGCGACCACGCGTTCAGCCCCGGCCGGCCGGCGGTGTAGGGGCGCGGACCGGGCGAGACTCCTTCCGGCGAGGCGAAGTTCTCGGTCTTGTCCGAGCCGAGATAGGTCTCGGCGGATCCGAGATGGGCGAGATCGGGCGCGGCCTCGATGCCGGCGGCGCGCGGCCGCGTCATGGGTTCGTCGGCGGCCCGCCGGCCCGCGGCCTCGGCCAGGAGGTCGCGGATCGCGGCCTCGGACCGGTCGTAGCCACCCTCGCCGTACTGGTGGTGGCGGATGCGGCCTTCCGCGTCGACCACGTACAGGGCCGGCCAGTAGGCGTTGCGCAGGCCGCGCCAGATCCGGAACCCGTTGTCGACCGCCACCGGATAGGGCAGCGCGAAACGCCGGATCGCCGCGGCGACGGTGTCGACGTCGTGCTCGAAGGCGAATTCCGGCGCGTGGACGCCGATCACCGCGAGACCCTGCGCCCGGTACCGTTCGGCCCAGTCGCGCAGATAGGGGAGGGTGCGGATGCAGTTGATGCAGGATGAGGTCCAGACATGGACCAGCACCACCCGGCCCCGCAGGCCCTCGACCGATTGCGGCTCCCCGTTGAGCCAGTGCGTGGCGCCCGACAGGCTCGGCAGGCGGCCCTCGACCGGCCATCCGCTGCGCGCGGGGTCCGCGGCCGGATCGGCCCGCGCGGGCTCGACCCGCAGCGTCGCCAGGAGCGCATCCTCCGCGGCGATCGTGCCCGCTCCGGGATAGCGCGCCAGCCACTCCGCGTCGGCCCCGAGGGCGGCCGCGGCGAGCCCCGCCAGCATGGCGGCCCCGGCGATCCGGCGCAGCCCCTCGCCGAGCCCGAGATGCGGGCGGAGCCGGGCGGCGAGCGCAGTGCCGAGCCGGGCCGCGGCGGCGAGCGTCGTGGCGGCGCCCGACGCGTAGGCGGCGAGCAGCGCCGTCGTCTGCCAGCCCGGCCCGTTCAGGGCCGCGCCGGTGAGGACGAGGCCGAGGATCGGCCCGGCGCAGGGCGTCCACAGGAGGCCGGTGGCGGCGCCGAGGCCGATGGAGCCCAAAG
This is a stretch of genomic DNA from Methylobacterium sp. 17Sr1-1. It encodes these proteins:
- a CDS encoding cytochrome c biogenesis protein CcdA; translated protein: MTLALAAYLAGVLTILSPCIVPVLPFVLARADRPFHAGTLPFLVGLGAAFVAAAGLAAIGGTAVARFGTAGRVLAFGLLALFAISLLSRRAAAWLHRPLVRLGEVLSRRAAIPGGALGSIGLGAATGLLWTPCAGPILGLVLTGAALNGPGWQTTALLAAYASGAATTLAAAARLGTALAARLRPHLGLGEGLRRIAGAAMLAGLAAAALGADAEWLARYPGAGTIAAEDALLATLRVEPARADPAADPARSGWPVEGRLPSLSGATHWLNGEPQSVEGLRGRVVLVHVWTSSCINCIRTLPYLRDWAERYRAQGLAVIGVHAPEFAFEHDVDTVAAAIRRFALPYPVAVDNGFRIWRGLRNAYWPALYVVDAEGRIRHHQYGEGGYDRSEAAIRDLLAEAAGRRAADEPMTRPRAAGIEAAPDLAHLGSAETYLGSDKTENFASPEGVSPGPRPYTAGRPGLNAWSLSGTWAVEPEYARLAAPDGSVTYRFRARDLHLVAGPGPDGRPVGFDVTLDGEPPGADHGVDAGSDGAGTVSATRLYQLVRQSGPVRERSFAIRFHRPGVRVYAFTFG